One segment of Fusarium falciforme chromosome 13, complete sequence DNA contains the following:
- a CDS encoding GATA-type domain-containing protein → METSHREPPAMAMTMLIMPSTHHPLQPSVSSDDHHSSSSASISKMISSVVPQKPANGNNSSNRRPLPSISELIQDTKLGPPLPGPPSSTQPCSKLSSSFEPVPQSFSKAGKHSSPQPLHPASSFPLQQDALTSFASSHRLPLTSRPLLPLSNCQAGLSAKPDIPPQQHHPQQQRPPRAHYPFNVVYTHPHPPPPPTRVVYQPDQQPPSQMRLPVSRISPKHAVPPHVSKPYNPWEPPDTEKGVCAPRARHDATVTKHFESWSYQDSLSQIGSCSHKILNFSEVYTRTTQEQHVAHPIPGRLPTEQDISDMLGNIERIKRHLEQARSLLQALSQNERAREAAKMKSPYEEDHDEPMHGDAMKPQHGMTEASTRLRRAAPLDQCHNCNRVDTPEWRRGPDGARTLCNACGLRYAKFKKQQLEARSIHVKPGEAHSY, encoded by the exons ATGGAAACCTCGCATAGGGAACCTcctgccatggccatgacaatGCTCATTATGCCTTCCACTCACCACCCGCTTCAACCGTCAGTCTCCTCGGACGATCATCATTCCTCATCCAGTGCAAGCATCTCTAAAATGATCTCTTCTGTTGTGCCCCAGAAGCCGGCCAACGGTAATAATTCTTCGAATCGTCGGCCATTGCCCTCGATCTCGGAACTCATTCAGGACACCAAGCTgggtcctcctcttcctggaCCTCCTTCTAGCACCCAGCCCTGCTCCAAACTTTCGTCATCTTTCGAGCCTGTTCCTCAATCATTCTCAAAGGCTGGGAAGCATTCCTCACCACAGCCGCTACACCCGGCTTCGTCTTTTCCCCTTCAACAAGATGCTCTTACCTCCTTCGCAAGTTCTCATCGGCTACCACTCACTAGCCGACCGCTACTGCCTCTCTCGAACTGCCAGGCGGGCCTTTCAGCCAAGCCGGACATTCCTCCCCAGcaacatcatcctcaacagcAGAGGCCTCCGCGGGCTCACTATCCCTTCAACGTGGTGTATACGCATCCTcatccgccgccgcctcctacGCGTGTTGTTTATCAACCTGACCAACAACCTCCTAGTCAGATGCGTCTGCCCGTTTCTCGGATCTCTCCCAAGCACGCGGTTCCGCCCCATGTCTCAAAACCCTATAATCCATGGGAACCTCCCGATACGGAAAAGGGAGTGTGTGCTCCTCGAGCCAGACATGATGCTACCGTGACTAAGCACTTTGAAAGCTGGAGCTACCAAGATTCTTTAAGTCAA ATCGGCTCCTGCTCCCACAAGATTCTTAACTTCTCCGAAGTATATACCCGAACCACTCAAGAGCAGCACGTAGCTCACCCCATCCCGGGCAGACTACCGACAGAGCAGGATATCAGCGATATGCTCGGCAACATCGAGCGCATCAAGCGGCATTTGGAGCAAGCAAGGAGTCTGTTGCAAGCATTGAGCCAGAACGAGCGGGCTCGTGAAgcagccaagatgaagagccCGTACGAGGAGGATCACGATGAGCCCATGCACGGAGATGCGATGAAGCCCCAACATGGTATGACAGAGGCCAGCACGCGATTGAGG CGTGCGGCTCCCCTTGACCAATGTCATAATTGCAACCGAGTTGACACACCCGAATGGCGACGGGGTCCTGATGGAGCGAGGACGTTGTGCAATGCGTGCGGCCTACGTTATGCCAAATTCAAGAAGCAACAGCTTGAAGCGAGGTCGATACACGTGAAACCTGGAGAGGCCCATAGCTACTGA
- a CDS encoding Isochorismatase domain-containing protein, translating into MKFLSFLAMTLGFMAVAASEDKFVFERLDKNDALLLVVDLQVGLYSLARDFDPTLYRDQMLAHAALGKVFDLPVILTTSAENGPNGPLPKEILEMHPDAPLVQRQGEVNAWDNQEFRDTVKAANKSQIIMAGITTDVCTTFLALSLREEGYSVWANVEASGTTSPLVRDISNDRMAKAGVHTVSLFSIACDLMRDWRNTPGAKEMIPWLDKYFPVWGYVARSHEAAVNNGTIQPGEESLN; encoded by the exons ATGAAGTTCCTCTCCTTCCTTGCCATGACCCTTGGCTTTATGGCCGTTGCTGCCAGCGAAGACA AGTTCGTATTTGAAAGACTGGACAAGAATGACGCA CTGCTTCTGGTCGTCGATCTCCAGGTTGGCCTCTACAGCCTGGCTCGGGACTTTGACCCGACGCTCTACCGCGACCAGATGCTCGCTCACGCCGCCCTGGGCAAGGTCTTCGATCTGCCCGTGATTCTGACGACGTCCGCCGAGAATGGCCCCAATGGCCCTCTGCCTAAGGAGATCCTTGAGATGCACCCCGATGCGCCACTTGTGCAGCGTCAGGGAGAGGTCAACGCCTGGGACAACCAGGAGTTCCGAGATACTGTCAAGGCCGCCAACAAGTCTCAAATCATCATGGCCGGTATTACGACTGATGTCTGCACGACCTTCCTGGCACTTTCTCTCCGAGAGGAGGGATACTCCGTCTGGGCCAACGTCGAGGCTTCTGGCACCACCTCTCCTCTTGTCCGCGACATCTCTAACGATCGAATGGCCAAGGCCGGTGTCCACACGGTCAGCCTCTTCTCCATTGCTTGTGACCTGATGAGAGACTGGCGAAACACTCCCGGCGCCAAAGAGATGATTCCCTGGCTCGACAAGTACTTCCCTGTCTGGGGATACGTTGCCAGGTCCCACGAGGCAGCCGTCAACAACGGCACCATCCAGCCTGGGGAGGAGAGCCTCAACTAG